One window from the genome of Rhodopirellula halodulae encodes:
- a CDS encoding prepilin-type cleavage/methylation domain-containing protein, which produces MLLTLAMSVVLMGLISSAINFYAREMDNAEQEFREAELASALLQLIEDDLRMTLVTRPVETDGLADVLASASAPLDSLGLGGGGEDSESDDSLPPADPDTLDDDPMLDETDSALMTGIVLQSPGLIGNETQLQIDVSRLPSLEQGSIDPELAINTGVELLDRPSDIKTISYFVQMAGSYGVPDKLYTLAASDENAAAVAANSATAGGGLVRRQLDRAIGVQALSTGGSSRLEQTGEVIAPEVVAIQFEYYDGIDWLPQYSTDETGYLPLAIRVRLQLASPSNADQATPNPVTNSLAASEGRVFTHVIYLPMSFPEDGEALLEEQEAASTAEAPDVVAE; this is translated from the coding sequence ATGTTGCTGACGCTGGCCATGAGTGTTGTCTTGATGGGGCTGATCAGTTCCGCCATCAACTTCTACGCTCGTGAAATGGACAACGCCGAACAGGAGTTCCGCGAAGCCGAATTGGCATCGGCGTTGTTGCAATTGATCGAAGACGATTTGCGAATGACGTTGGTGACTCGTCCTGTCGAAACGGATGGGCTGGCGGATGTCTTGGCGTCGGCGTCGGCACCTCTGGACAGTCTTGGATTGGGCGGCGGCGGGGAAGACTCGGAGTCGGATGACTCGCTTCCACCCGCGGATCCTGACACGCTGGACGACGATCCCATGTTGGACGAAACGGATTCGGCGTTGATGACGGGGATCGTGTTGCAGTCACCCGGGCTGATCGGAAACGAAACACAACTGCAAATCGATGTCAGTCGTTTGCCCAGTTTGGAACAGGGTTCGATCGATCCTGAGTTGGCGATCAACACGGGAGTGGAATTGCTCGACCGGCCCAGCGACATCAAGACGATCAGCTACTTCGTGCAGATGGCCGGTTCGTACGGCGTGCCGGATAAACTGTACACGCTGGCGGCGAGCGATGAAAACGCGGCGGCTGTCGCGGCGAATTCCGCAACCGCAGGGGGAGGTCTGGTCCGTCGCCAATTGGATCGAGCCATTGGTGTTCAAGCCCTTTCCACCGGCGGGTCTTCCCGGTTGGAGCAAACGGGCGAAGTGATTGCACCAGAAGTTGTCGCGATCCAGTTCGAATACTACGACGGAATCGATTGGCTGCCGCAATACAGCACCGATGAAACCGGATACTTGCCACTCGCAATTCGCGTGCGATTGCAGCTCGCGTCGCCATCGAATGCTGATCAGGCGACACCCAATCCGGTCACCAACAGTTTGGCCGCCAGCGAAGGCCGCGTGTTCACCCATGTGATCTACCTGCCAATGTCGTTCCCAGAGGATGGGGAAGCACTGTTGGAAGAACAGGAAGCAGCCAGCACCGCGGAGGCTCCCGATGTCGTGGCAGAATGA
- a CDS encoding prepilin-type N-terminal cleavage/methylation domain-containing protein: MTRSFRVEFAARTAFTLLELLLAMAVFAAMAAVIIPSAGALLSDRRLVRGTDQLVAEMTRLRVRAMRDGRVMVLRPAEASFVDANGASQSVAWIVSPLSSSADATQAFDQTGSQSSLMSGASQTLDATTATPVEADSRVIEMPEGVTITSVATSAVGGQSVPEAATLLINANQATTATVPNTDGEVTLSASADFPAIYFYPTGQTSNARITLAHVEAGSASVMLRGLTGDASVEVTP; the protein is encoded by the coding sequence ATGACACGGTCGTTTCGCGTTGAATTCGCTGCTCGTACCGCCTTCACCCTGTTGGAATTGCTTCTCGCCATGGCGGTCTTCGCCGCAATGGCGGCCGTGATCATTCCATCGGCGGGTGCGTTGCTGTCTGACCGTCGGTTGGTCCGCGGAACCGATCAACTGGTGGCCGAGATGACCCGACTTCGCGTCCGGGCGATGCGTGATGGGCGAGTGATGGTTCTCCGCCCGGCGGAAGCCTCCTTCGTCGACGCAAATGGAGCGAGCCAATCGGTGGCGTGGATCGTGTCTCCGTTGAGTTCTTCCGCCGATGCGACACAGGCCTTTGACCAAACGGGCTCTCAGTCCTCGTTGATGTCCGGAGCATCGCAGACTTTGGATGCAACCACGGCAACCCCGGTCGAGGCTGACTCACGCGTCATCGAAATGCCAGAAGGTGTGACCATCACCAGCGTCGCGACCTCGGCCGTTGGAGGACAAAGCGTTCCGGAAGCGGCCACGTTGTTGATCAATGCGAATCAAGCGACGACGGCAACCGTTCCCAACACGGACGGCGAAGTCACCTTGTCCGCGTCAGCCGATTTTCCGGCGATCTATTTCTATCCCACGGGCCAAACCAGTAACGCGCGAATCACCTTGGCGCACGTTGAGGCCGGTTCCGCATCGGTGATGTTGCGGGGATTGACCGGCGACGCCAGCGTGGAGGTGACTCCGTGA
- the nusA gene encoding transcription termination factor NusA, whose product MNPQDILRYVDSLHRDKNIDPELLFQAIESALQSAAKKQYGEESDVIVSISRDNGAIAATLAGEPLGDDQIGRIGAQTAKQVIIQKVREAERDALMLEYRDQIGEIVSGMIGRADGGVATVNLGNVEAILPRSEQIPGESLHANERVRAIVFEVRPSGGNRVRVVLSRTRPQFVQRLFEQEIPELNDGVIAIKSISREPGYRSKVAVSSDDQQVDPISVCVGYRGSRIKAVREELAGEHIDVVRYDNDPEVLIPNALQPAEVDQVLLCDMIGRAIVLVQEDQLSLAIGRRGQNVRLASKLCGWDIEIMTNAELEEQIERAVGGFSQIPGITEEIAQSLVEQGYLSYDDLSVIEPDLFMEMSGLSEEEVDRIVETAEAKAEEAEQAAAEERRVRRDQEKSDQAAPAKEPAEGNAGGEKAPLEEAVAEATGTEAAAESEEAAAEEQPVADEAPEAESEETTAEVAESEPTETEVVAETAESSEADVNKQDG is encoded by the coding sequence ATGAATCCGCAAGACATTTTGCGTTACGTCGATTCGCTGCACCGCGACAAAAACATCGACCCCGAGCTGTTGTTCCAGGCGATCGAGTCCGCTTTGCAAAGCGCTGCCAAAAAGCAATACGGCGAAGAGTCCGATGTGATTGTTTCGATCAGCCGTGACAACGGAGCGATTGCGGCCACATTGGCGGGCGAGCCCTTGGGCGATGACCAAATTGGACGGATTGGTGCCCAGACCGCAAAGCAGGTCATCATCCAAAAAGTTCGCGAAGCAGAACGTGATGCGTTGATGCTGGAGTACCGCGATCAAATCGGTGAGATCGTCAGTGGAATGATTGGTCGCGCCGATGGCGGCGTGGCAACGGTGAACCTGGGCAATGTCGAAGCCATCTTGCCTCGCAGTGAACAGATTCCCGGTGAAAGTCTGCACGCCAACGAACGCGTGCGAGCCATCGTGTTCGAAGTGCGTCCATCGGGCGGTAACCGCGTGCGAGTCGTACTTTCACGTACCCGACCTCAATTCGTTCAGCGTTTGTTTGAGCAAGAGATTCCCGAACTGAATGACGGCGTCATCGCGATCAAATCCATTTCGCGTGAACCCGGCTATCGCAGCAAGGTCGCCGTCAGCAGCGACGACCAACAAGTCGACCCGATCAGCGTCTGTGTTGGCTACCGCGGCAGCCGCATCAAAGCGGTTCGTGAGGAATTAGCCGGTGAACACATCGACGTGGTTCGCTACGACAACGATCCAGAAGTCTTGATTCCCAACGCGTTGCAGCCTGCTGAAGTGGATCAGGTGTTGTTGTGTGACATGATCGGTCGCGCGATTGTGTTGGTCCAAGAAGATCAACTGTCGCTGGCAATCGGTCGTCGCGGGCAAAACGTGCGACTGGCCAGCAAGCTTTGCGGTTGGGACATCGAGATCATGACCAACGCGGAACTTGAAGAGCAAATCGAACGTGCCGTTGGTGGATTCAGTCAGATTCCAGGCATCACAGAAGAGATCGCTCAGTCTTTGGTCGAGCAGGGATACCTGTCGTATGACGACCTGTCGGTGATCGAGCCCGATCTGTTCATGGAAATGAGCGGGTTGAGCGAAGAAGAAGTTGACCGGATCGTGGAGACCGCCGAAGCGAAGGCGGAAGAGGCTGAACAAGCGGCTGCCGAAGAGCGTCGTGTCCGACGTGATCAAGAAAAATCGGATCAAGCGGCTCCCGCGAAAGAACCGGCTGAAGGCAACGCCGGTGGCGAAAAGGCACCGTTGGAAGAAGCCGTTGCCGAGGCGACGGGCACAGAAGCTGCTGCTGAATCGGAAGAAGCCGCCGCTGAGGAGCAACCAGTGGCCGACGAAGCTCCCGAAGCGGAGTCAGAAGAAACAACCGCCGAGGTGGCTGAGTCCGAGCCCACCGAAACGGAGGTGGTCGCGGAGACGGCTGAGTCGTCCGAGGCCGATGTGAACAAGCAGGATGGTTGA
- a CDS encoding type II secretion system minor pseudopilin, which translates to MSWQNEKRSTEGSPRDASPRQKGFFLVLVLIVIAVATMAVYSFTDLMIAADETAYLAGDMTQARATVDSGIESVRLTLAQTPAIREDSGGVFNNPNLFQGVPVTDGTQGNPTSNFTVIAPGLTDMGTLGGIRYGLQNESARLNVNALIVLEENSDAINMLSGLSGGSVDAGGILGDVTGESEESVSTENIAVTLLMTLPGMDESIANAILDWLDEDTEPRENGAEDEYYTALATPYAAANGPLQSVEELLLVRGVTPQLLFGADTNRNGVLDADEQQRFSASIDTPGVLGWASYLTVHGAEANKTMDGDFRVNINQDDLEVLYDELLAALGDDVLASFIVAYRMAGQSSLTETMVATASAQGLAAQGIEADDAANASREEEGTVLPWSVDALDQFDLTAGAEVEFNQLLDLIDAKVSLQQNDETITYTSPLIGDPAILAEFLPFLMDQLTTQDSDVLPGRINLNECPAELLMGIPLVDVDTMTAILDARAQAAVGGTTDRNHETWPLTEGLVTVDQMRALLPLVTARGDVFRAQVIGYHTGTGLSARGEAIIDATTPNPRVVHYRDLTHLGRGFDLSVLGGNIVAPNNN; encoded by the coding sequence ATGTCGTGGCAGAATGAAAAGAGATCAACGGAGGGTTCTCCTCGTGACGCATCGCCCCGCCAGAAAGGCTTCTTTTTGGTGTTGGTGTTGATCGTCATCGCGGTGGCAACCATGGCGGTCTATTCGTTCACCGATCTGATGATTGCGGCTGACGAAACGGCTTATCTTGCAGGGGACATGACGCAGGCTCGCGCCACGGTGGACTCGGGCATTGAGTCGGTACGATTGACGTTGGCTCAAACGCCTGCCATTCGAGAAGACTCAGGTGGTGTGTTTAACAACCCCAACTTGTTTCAGGGGGTGCCCGTCACCGATGGAACTCAAGGCAACCCGACCAGCAACTTTACCGTCATCGCACCCGGGCTGACCGACATGGGAACCTTGGGGGGCATTCGATATGGATTGCAAAACGAGTCCGCACGGTTGAACGTCAATGCGTTGATCGTGTTGGAAGAGAACTCCGATGCGATCAACATGCTGAGTGGGCTCTCGGGAGGCAGCGTGGATGCCGGTGGGATCTTGGGCGACGTGACTGGCGAGAGTGAAGAAAGTGTTTCGACCGAAAACATCGCGGTGACGTTGTTGATGACCTTGCCCGGGATGGATGAGTCCATCGCGAATGCGATTTTGGATTGGCTTGATGAAGACACCGAGCCACGAGAGAACGGCGCGGAGGACGAATATTACACCGCTTTGGCGACTCCTTACGCTGCCGCCAATGGGCCACTGCAATCGGTGGAAGAATTGCTGCTCGTGCGTGGTGTCACGCCGCAGTTGTTGTTCGGTGCGGACACCAATCGCAACGGTGTTTTGGATGCCGACGAGCAACAACGGTTTTCGGCCAGCATTGACACGCCAGGGGTGTTGGGCTGGGCCAGTTATCTGACGGTGCATGGTGCTGAGGCCAACAAAACCATGGACGGGGACTTTCGCGTCAACATCAACCAAGACGACCTCGAAGTTCTTTACGACGAGCTCTTGGCGGCTTTGGGTGACGACGTGTTGGCGTCATTCATCGTTGCTTATCGGATGGCCGGTCAATCTTCGCTAACGGAAACGATGGTGGCGACCGCGTCGGCACAAGGATTGGCGGCCCAGGGCATCGAAGCCGATGACGCCGCCAACGCCTCACGCGAAGAAGAAGGCACGGTGCTACCTTGGTCCGTCGACGCGTTGGATCAGTTTGATTTGACGGCGGGAGCGGAGGTGGAATTCAACCAGTTGTTGGATTTGATCGATGCGAAGGTGAGTCTGCAGCAGAACGACGAAACGATCACCTACACCTCTCCTCTGATTGGCGATCCAGCCATCCTGGCGGAGTTTCTGCCGTTCTTAATGGATCAACTGACCACTCAAGATTCCGATGTTCTGCCGGGGCGGATCAATCTGAACGAGTGTCCCGCTGAACTTCTGATGGGGATCCCCCTGGTCGACGTGGACACGATGACCGCGATCCTGGACGCTCGGGCTCAAGCCGCGGTCGGTGGCACCACGGATCGCAATCACGAAACTTGGCCCCTGACGGAGGGTTTAGTCACTGTGGACCAAATGCGTGCGTTGCTTCCGTTGGTCACGGCTCGTGGCGACGTCTTCCGTGCTCAGGTCATCGGTTACCACACCGGCACCGGTTTGTCCGCGCGTGGGGAAGCGATCATTGACGCGACGACGCCCAATCCAAGGGTGGTTCACTACCGCGATCTGACGCATCTCGGTCGAGGCTTCGATCTGTCCGTCTTGGGCGGAAACATCGTGGCTCCCAACAACAACTAA
- a CDS encoding type II secretion system protein, which yields MRQASGFSLLEMMLSLAILGMSLAILAQIAGTGTDAAREARDLSQARLIASSKMSEILVSASTGISPAGAPAMPVESMDSAATTQFQVQVDVVPAPMDGMLAIRVGVEALDPDGGPPLATYALTRWMIDPLLGLKELAEEEAALREEAANADSAAIE from the coding sequence ATGCGGCAAGCGTCTGGGTTTTCGCTGCTGGAGATGATGCTCTCGCTTGCGATACTCGGGATGTCGCTCGCGATCCTGGCACAGATCGCCGGCACGGGAACCGACGCCGCACGAGAAGCCAGGGATCTCAGCCAAGCTCGGTTGATCGCGTCCAGCAAGATGTCGGAGATCCTCGTTTCCGCGTCGACCGGGATTTCACCCGCTGGGGCACCCGCGATGCCGGTTGAGTCGATGGACTCCGCCGCGACGACTCAATTTCAAGTGCAAGTCGACGTGGTTCCAGCACCCATGGACGGAATGTTGGCAATTCGCGTGGGCGTGGAAGCGCTCGATCCGGACGGTGGTCCTCCGTTGGCCACCTATGCGTTGACTCGTTGGATGATCGATCCGCTTTTAGGGTTGAAGGAGTTGGCCGAAGAAGAGGCCGCGTTGCGAGAGGAGGCAGCCAATGCTGATTCAGCAGCCATTGAATGA
- a CDS encoding type II secretion system protein GspG — MTLTNPCCAVRPSRQRASLVCRASRRATAGSRAGFTLLELLLVLSILVVIGGIVLVNITGAQAEANVNATTTQLNSLKSNIQMYQIRMNSLPETLEQLRDGPSDSAKKAKWVAPIITEIPTDAWGNALTYSVNGNTFEIRSGGVDGQVNTDDDIIVSG, encoded by the coding sequence ATGACGCTCACAAACCCTTGTTGTGCGGTTCGTCCCTCTCGCCAACGTGCATCGCTCGTGTGCCGAGCTTCTCGACGTGCAACGGCTGGCTCGCGTGCTGGTTTCACGCTGTTGGAACTGTTGTTGGTGCTCTCGATCTTGGTCGTGATCGGCGGGATCGTGCTGGTCAACATCACCGGGGCACAAGCCGAAGCGAACGTCAACGCAACCACGACGCAGTTGAATTCGCTGAAGAGCAACATCCAGATGTATCAGATCCGAATGAACTCGTTGCCGGAAACGTTGGAGCAACTTCGCGACGGACCGAGCGACTCGGCAAAGAAAGCCAAATGGGTCGCTCCCATCATCACGGAAATCCCCACCGATGCATGGGGCAACGCATTGACCTACAGCGTGAACGGAAACACGTTTGAAATCCGCAGCGGCGGGGTCGATGGTCAGGTCAACACGGATGATGACATCATTGTGTCAGGCTGA